From the Neoarius graeffei isolate fNeoGra1 chromosome 1, fNeoGra1.pri, whole genome shotgun sequence genome, one window contains:
- the badb gene encoding BCL2 associated agonist of cell death b, whose protein sequence is MAKICTISDNESDASGDQEDTEHFDINHGAEASHPEHHLSVPQTSRGELTARSRNLSVNEEVLQEAIDGRAGDGESFRPRSRSAPPVLWAAKKYGRELRRMSDEFDTLFDKGMKRVKSAGTACQMHTSRSWFNFLWSHQESESETMSSLTVQDTRPAE, encoded by the exons ATGGCGAAAATATGCACGATATCCGACAACGAGTCTGACGCGTCAGGTGATCAAGAAGACACCGAGCACTTTGATATCAACCACGGAGCCGAGGCGTCTCATCCTGAGCACCACCTATCTGTTCCACAGACATCCCGAG GAGAGCTAACGGCAAGGTCTAGGAATTTGTCTGTAAATGAAGAGGTCCTCCAGGAGGCTATTGACGGGAGAGCCGGAGATGGAGAGTCTTTCCGACCTAGATCTCGTTCAGCGCCTCCGGTTTTATGGGCCGCCAAGAAATATGGCAGGGAGCTGAGGAGGATGAGCGATGAGTTTGACACCTTATTCGACAAAGGG ATGAAGAGGGTGAAGAGTGCAGGTACAGCCTGTCAGATGCACACCTCCCGCAGCTGGTTCAACTTCCTCTGGAGCCACCAGGAGTCAGAGAGTGAGACCATGAGCAGTCTGACAGTACAAGACACCCGTCCTGCAGAGTGA